A window of Ptychodera flava strain L36383 chromosome 1, AS_Pfla_20210202, whole genome shotgun sequence contains these coding sequences:
- the LOC139122301 gene encoding histone-lysine N-methyltransferase KMT5B-like, giving the protein MVIETFQGSRFAPSTGMTSKELCENDDLATSLVVDPYLGFTTHKMNTRFRPVTAKTENLKEAVEKFIRKKSSLDNTFKALTSGDWYRLYFLNKSKSQQNTFKEHVFRYLLMFSDEAGVEIKSCHRYSLEGEGAKIVSTKEWSRNEKISLLVGCIAELTPLEENQLLRHGENDFSVMYSTRKNCAQLWLGPASFINHDCRPNCKFVSTGRDTACVQVLRDIEPGEEITCFYGDGFFGEDNCYCECETCERRQTGAFTKKNSSEQDVLTETTYRLRETDNRLSRMKRESEKKKNNSSVKNGRCQSAYGTRSSTSGSGTRSRHRRGGNSPSASRHRRSSYTSNYGRKRNPKLTKYDAELIKAQGYSLAQPKIVLTPQKLSPSQSVKVGPEGEVLKVFRKRLTMELDEMRGNDTAKETSKVEPEKMSNIETDISNIDLNETVKQEPIGEVKVKTESPDSYQEYTHAENELKLNLKSRKKRVTLLKMSVWLA; this is encoded by the exons ATGGTCATTGAAACGTTTCAAGGGTCACGCTTTGCACCCAGTACAGGGATGACGTCTAAAGAATTgtgtgaaaatgatgacctaGCAACCAGCCTGGTAGTTGATCCATATCTTGGGTTCACGACTCATAAAATGAATACCAG GTTCCGCCCAGTGACTGCTAAGACAGAAAATCTCAAAGAAGCTGTTGAGAAATTCATCAGAAAGAAGTCCAGTCTTGATAACACTTTCAAGGCCCTGACATCTGGTGACTGGTACAGGTTATATTTCTTAAACAAATCAAAGAGCCAACAAAATACATTCAAAGAACAT GTATTTAGATATCTGTTAATGTTCTCAGATGAGGCAGGTGTTGAAATAAAGTCTTGTCATCGTTACTCTCTTGAGGGAGAAGGTGCAAAAATTGTCAGCACAAAGGAATG gtcaagaaatgaaaaaatctcACTTCTTGTTGGCTGTATCGCAGAGCTGACTCCACTGGAAGAAAACCAACTTCTTCGCCATGGAGAGAATGACTTCAGTGTTATGTACTCTACAAGAAAGAATTGTGCACAACTCTGGCTTGGACCAGCTTCCTTCATCAACCATG ATTGTCGACCCAATTGCAAG TTTGTGTCGACTGGCAGAGATACTGCCTGTGTGCAGGTACTGAGAGACATTGAACCAGGAGAAGAAATCACTTGTTTCTATGGCGATGGTTTCTTTGGAGAAGACAATTGTTACTGTGAATGTGAGACTTGTGAGAG GAGACAGACAGGTGCCTTCACAAAGAAAAACTCATCAGAGCAAGATGTTCTCACAGAAACCACATACAGGCTGCGAGAAACAGACAATAGGTTATCTCGAATGAAAAGGGAAAgtgaaaagaagaaaaacaacagTTCTGTCAAAAATGGAAGATGTCAATCAGCTTATGGAACTAGAA GTTCTACAAGTGGTAGTGGTACCAGGTCTAGACATCGCCGTGGTGGTAATTCCCCAAGTGCTTCAAGACACAGAAGATCATCATACACCTCAAACTATGGCAGAAAGAGAAATCCCAAACTGACCAAGTATGATGCAGAATTGATCAAAGCTCAGGGCTATTCCCTTGCACAACCAAAGATTGTTCTTACACCACAGAAGCTAAGTCCCTCACAGTCTGTGAAAGTTGGACCAGAGGGGGAAGTCCTTAAAGTTTTCCGTAAAAGGTTGACAATGGAATTGGATGAAATGCGAGGAAATGACACAGCAAAGGAGACAAGTAAAGTTGAACCTGAAAAAATGTCCAACATTGAAACagacatttcaaatattgaccTGAATGAGACTGTCAAGCAAGAGCCAATTGGTGAGGTGAAAGTCAAGACAGAGAGTCCTGACTCATACCAGGAATATACACATGCTGAAAATGAACTGAAGTTGAATTTGAAGTCAAGAAAGAAGAGAGTGACATTGCTGAAGATGAGTGTGTGGCTTGCATAG